The Synechocystis sp. PCC 7509 genome includes a window with the following:
- the bioF gene encoding 8-amino-7-oxononanoate synthase: protein MQCDPYDWIEPAINTIRRASWYRSVQVIEGKPGAVVQLEGKEVINFASNDYLGLAGDDRLIQASIAATTEFGTGSTGSRLLSGHRELHRELENAIASLKQTEDALVFSSGYLANLGAISAIVDKRDLILADTYNHSCLKNGAILSGATVIDYPHKNTEVLQNLLSQQRAKFRRCLIVTDSVFSMDGDLCLLPQLADLAREFNCMLLVDEAHATGVFGATGAGGAEHFGISNSKLIQVGTLSKALGSLGGFVAGSKLLIDFLRNRAASWIYTTALSPADSAAAISAIAIIRSEPERRQQLWDNVAYFKQQLPLSIIDSQSQIICCQYPSATVALQAASGLKKAGIFAPAIRPPTVPTSRIRFSLMATHQKNHIDRAIAALTETLR, encoded by the coding sequence ATGCAGTGCGATCCTTACGATTGGATAGAACCAGCAATAAATACTATTCGCCGCGCGTCTTGGTATCGCTCGGTGCAGGTAATTGAAGGTAAACCCGGCGCAGTAGTACAGTTGGAAGGCAAAGAAGTTATAAATTTTGCCAGTAATGACTATTTGGGACTAGCGGGAGACGATCGCCTAATTCAAGCTTCTATAGCTGCAACAACGGAATTTGGTACTGGTAGCACGGGTTCTAGGCTACTTAGCGGACATCGAGAGTTGCATAGAGAATTGGAAAATGCGATCGCCTCTCTTAAGCAAACGGAAGATGCTTTAGTATTTAGTTCTGGTTATTTGGCGAATCTGGGCGCAATTTCGGCAATAGTTGATAAACGCGATTTAATTTTAGCGGATACCTACAATCATTCTTGTCTTAAAAATGGGGCGATTCTTAGCGGTGCAACAGTTATAGATTATCCCCACAAAAACACCGAAGTTCTTCAAAACCTGCTATCTCAACAACGTGCTAAGTTTCGCCGTTGTCTAATTGTTACTGATAGCGTTTTTAGTATGGATGGCGATTTATGCCTTTTACCGCAGCTTGCAGACTTAGCCCGCGAGTTTAATTGTATGCTTTTAGTTGACGAAGCCCATGCTACAGGCGTATTTGGAGCTACCGGCGCGGGCGGTGCGGAACATTTTGGGATTTCAAATAGTAAGCTTATTCAAGTCGGAACTTTGAGTAAGGCTTTGGGTAGTTTGGGCGGTTTTGTTGCAGGTTCAAAGCTTTTGATTGATTTTCTGCGTAATCGCGCCGCTAGTTGGATTTATACTACAGCCCTTTCTCCCGCAGATTCCGCCGCCGCAATAAGTGCGATCGCAATTATTCGTTCTGAACCTGAGCGTCGTCAACAACTTTGGGATAACGTCGCTTATTTCAAACAACAGTTGCCTCTATCAATCATTGATTCCCAATCGCAAATTATTTGTTGTCAGTATCCTAGTGCGACGGTGGCTTTGCAAGCTGCATCTGGGTTAAAAAAGGCGGGAATTTTTGCGCCGGCAATTCGTCCGCCAACTGTACCTACAAGTAGAATTAGGTTTTCACTAATGGCAACTCATCAAAAAAATCATATTGATCGTGCGATCGCGGCTTTAACCGAAACATTACGATAG
- a CDS encoding BON domain-containing protein: protein MKKFIPFIIGSLLAVGAVSCQDTAKTSADAPNNAGETVAAPEASTAAQTQNDATSEVRKDQLNSDIRAREDRNNVTGGDTNRAEGDLKSEVRSKLEANLPASQLGVEAENGVVTVSGTVPTEEQLQKVEPLAKEIKGVTSVKVNVQVKPATPN, encoded by the coding sequence ATGAAAAAATTTATTCCTTTTATAATTGGCAGTCTACTAGCTGTTGGGGCTGTTAGTTGTCAAGATACTGCTAAAACCAGCGCCGACGCTCCTAACAACGCCGGAGAAACTGTTGCAGCACCAGAAGCAAGCACCGCCGCCCAGACTCAAAATGATGCAACTAGCGAAGTTCGCAAAGATCAGCTAAATTCTGATATTAGAGCGCGAGAAGACCGCAATAATGTCACAGGCGGCGATACTAATAGAGCCGAAGGAGACTTGAAAAGCGAAGTTCGTAGTAAATTAGAAGCGAACCTTCCTGCTAGTCAATTAGGGGTGGAAGCAGAAAATGGGGTAGTAACGGTAAGTGGTACAGTTCCCACGGAAGAACAGTTACAAAAAGTTGAACCTTTGGCAAAAGAAATCAAAGGAGTAACTAGCGTCAAAGTTAACGTTCAAGTCAAGCCAGCAACACCTAATTAG
- a CDS encoding general stress protein has product MVLGLNKRAVGVFSTRNEAEHALHELNNSGFPMNKISVIAKDDNQADIAGVDVQDKVGNKADEGASAGALTGGVLGGATGLLVGLGALAIPGVGPIVLAGEVATALATTLAGGAIGAAAGGLIGALVGLGIPEKEAKNYNDRVSRGHYLVMVDGNDAEIARAETILTGRGIEDFGIYDRPDSTPAGSYTAGTSYAEPDTLNTTATSVVSDRDNVTTGDPKVVIVDRREEI; this is encoded by the coding sequence ATGGTATTAGGTTTAAACAAACGGGCAGTTGGTGTATTTAGCACTCGTAATGAAGCCGAACACGCGCTGCACGAGTTAAATAATTCTGGCTTTCCCATGAACAAAATTTCAGTTATCGCCAAAGATGATAACCAAGCTGACATTGCCGGCGTTGACGTTCAAGATAAAGTCGGCAACAAAGCTGATGAAGGAGCTAGTGCGGGAGCGCTAACAGGCGGCGTATTAGGCGGAGCTACAGGTTTACTTGTAGGCTTAGGTGCTTTGGCAATTCCTGGTGTAGGCCCAATTGTATTAGCTGGTGAAGTAGCTACAGCGTTGGCGACAACCTTAGCTGGCGGCGCTATTGGCGCGGCGGCGGGTGGATTAATTGGTGCTTTAGTTGGCTTAGGAATTCCTGAGAAAGAAGCCAAAAACTACAACGATCGCGTATCACGAGGTCATTACTTAGTAATGGTAGATGGTAACGACGCTGAAATCGCTAGAGCCGAGACAATTTTGACAGGTAGAGGAATTGAAGACTTTGGTATCTACGATAGACCTGATAGCACACCTGCGGGTAGTTATACGGCGGGGACGAGTTATGCAGAGCCAGATACATTGAATACTACAGCTACGAGCGTAGTCAGCGATCGCGATAATGTGACGACAGGCGATCCTAAAGTAGTAATTGTCGATCGTCGTGAAGAAATTTAG
- a CDS encoding sensor histidine kinase codes for MLVQKWMLPTLNELLDGKFDQKSPHGDTLRLSSSPLETQAQQEWSAAVSATEEFLLKIIDTTGDRTPSPQGTVFAVSSPLWSNQTLLNCLPTWVFVAPQRAESSPQLPPANLSISSQIATFQQLPLLLDDPLSEEQFCLVLTAKFSLLLVLGVDNHGNQAFRFSFEPEEVTKVWQLLRSRLLLANPQLAINKLDALVEKFTPIAPDYRLVTDFSHLLLKHSQAKATKDEHLTAPKNSHRSDIELLQAFAHEVRTPLTTIRTLTRLILKRKDLAPEVKKRLEVIDSECTEQVNRMELIFKAAELVENAMTNTVGLTAMSLAQVLQQSIPRWQQQAHRRNLTLDVILPQQMPTVVSDPTILDQVLTGLIENFTRNLTAGSHIQVQVIPAGNQLKLQLLHQSFAGEGDKSVPPPYIAPTVKSLGQLLMFQPETGNISLNLNATKYLFQAIGGKLIVRQRPHQGEVLTIFLPMDLNHPPLYQPSC; via the coding sequence ATGCTCGTGCAAAAATGGATGCTGCCTACCCTAAATGAATTACTAGACGGAAAATTTGACCAGAAATCTCCCCATGGCGACACTTTAAGGCTGTCTTCGTCACCTTTAGAAACTCAAGCACAGCAGGAATGGAGCGCCGCAGTTTCTGCAACAGAGGAGTTTCTACTAAAAATTATAGATACTACAGGCGATCGCACTCCATCCCCCCAAGGGACAGTATTTGCAGTTTCATCGCCTTTATGGAGCAACCAAACTCTACTTAATTGCCTGCCAACTTGGGTTTTTGTAGCACCACAAAGGGCGGAATCCTCCCCACAGCTACCGCCAGCTAATTTATCTATTTCTAGTCAAATTGCTACTTTTCAACAGCTTCCTTTACTCCTTGACGATCCTTTGTCTGAGGAGCAGTTTTGCTTAGTTTTGACAGCTAAATTTAGTTTGCTGTTAGTTTTAGGCGTTGATAATCATGGGAATCAAGCATTTAGGTTTTCTTTCGAGCCAGAAGAAGTTACTAAAGTATGGCAATTATTGCGATCGCGTTTACTATTAGCTAATCCACAGTTGGCGATCAATAAGTTGGATGCTTTAGTAGAAAAATTTACCCCTATAGCGCCAGATTATCGGCTAGTAACGGATTTTAGTCATTTATTACTGAAGCATTCGCAAGCAAAAGCAACTAAAGACGAACATTTAACTGCTCCAAAAAACTCCCACCGCTCAGATATAGAACTATTACAAGCCTTTGCTCATGAAGTACGTACACCTTTAACCACTATCCGCACTTTGACACGGTTGATATTGAAGCGCAAAGATTTAGCACCAGAAGTCAAGAAGCGTTTAGAAGTCATTGACAGCGAGTGTACCGAGCAAGTTAATCGCATGGAATTAATTTTTAAGGCTGCGGAATTAGTAGAAAATGCCATGACTAATACTGTAGGACTAACAGCCATGTCTTTAGCGCAGGTACTACAACAAAGCATCCCGCGATGGCAACAACAAGCCCATCGGCGCAACTTAACTTTGGATGTGATTTTACCTCAACAAATGCCTACAGTAGTTAGCGATCCAACTATACTAGATCAAGTTTTGACGGGTTTAATTGAAAATTTTACTCGCAATTTGACGGCGGGTAGTCATATTCAAGTCCAAGTTATTCCCGCAGGCAATCAACTAAAACTACAGCTATTACATCAATCTTTTGCCGGTGAGGGCGATAAGTCTGTACCGCCACCTTACATCGCGCCTACGGTTAAATCTTTAGGTCAGCTACTGATGTTTCAACCGGAGACTGGTAATATTAGCCTCAACCTCAATGCCACAAAGTATCTATTTCAAGCAATTGGTGGCAAATTGATTGTTAGACAACGCCCCCACCAGGGAGAAGTCTTAACTATTTTCTTGCCTATGGATTTGAATCATCCGCCTTTGTATCAACCTAGTTGTTAG
- a CDS encoding DICT sensory domain-containing protein encodes MVNSFKQSPSLYELSLSTELPSQLLCVTPATLLALVRATIDLLIEHKIRAQLWVKLPPGKIWYSEIQRYNVANLSEGVYNCLVSKSTETNLIDPSISVKLTPTSKLQREYFLLVLSPQFCSLALAHRRRIQRQGTVTRVLSPSKLVNKPRQNSSLVAICSYETSVIERVLAGIKQEVIAITTKNSTKKTTASSQAQLTELLQNWDSLFTVAPSQGTLINHLAVKQLQRFDEIMRKTKVERIAKLQQQNRELTTSVSLKGELLRRASEELRTPLTNMKTALSLLNSPHLKPPQRMRYLQMLHTECDRQSSVINGLLELLEIDQIPKYTPLQPVRLSEIVPGVVSTYQPLAQEKGIMLAYTVPEQLPAVLCFNSWLKQIAINLLHNSIKFTPRGGQVWVRSRVMGDRVMLEVRDTGIGIAERDIPRVFDRFYRIRPTADDSSGAGLGLTIVQQLLQRSGGTISIKSKPGEGSTFTILLAVAPTIPVN; translated from the coding sequence ATGGTCAATTCTTTTAAGCAATCTCCTAGCCTTTATGAATTGAGTCTTAGTACCGAGCTACCTTCACAATTATTATGTGTAACACCAGCTACTTTACTAGCTCTAGTACGGGCAACAATCGATTTGCTAATTGAGCATAAAATCCGCGCCCAGCTTTGGGTTAAGTTGCCACCAGGAAAAATTTGGTACTCAGAAATTCAACGCTACAATGTAGCCAATTTAAGTGAAGGAGTATATAATTGCTTAGTTTCTAAATCTACAGAAACTAATTTAATTGACCCGTCAATCTCAGTAAAGCTAACACCCACAAGTAAATTACAACGCGAATATTTCCTCTTAGTTTTGTCACCACAGTTTTGTAGTTTAGCCTTGGCGCACCGTCGCCGCATTCAGCGCCAAGGGACAGTAACTAGAGTTCTTTCTCCATCCAAATTAGTCAATAAACCTAGACAAAATTCTTCTTTAGTAGCAATTTGTTCCTATGAAACTTCAGTAATTGAGCGCGTATTGGCAGGAATTAAACAAGAAGTCATTGCGATTACAACAAAAAATTCTACTAAGAAAACAACCGCAAGCAGTCAAGCGCAACTAACTGAGCTATTACAAAATTGGGATTCATTATTTACGGTAGCACCATCCCAAGGAACGTTAATTAACCATCTAGCTGTCAAGCAACTGCAACGCTTTGATGAAATAATGCGTAAAACAAAAGTTGAACGAATAGCAAAGTTACAACAGCAAAATCGAGAATTAACAACTAGCGTAAGTCTTAAAGGTGAATTGCTCCGCCGTGCTAGTGAAGAACTACGCACACCTTTGACTAATATGAAGACTGCCCTAAGTCTGCTTAATTCACCGCACCTCAAACCACCGCAACGAATGCGCTACTTGCAAATGCTGCATACAGAGTGCGATCGCCAATCTTCAGTAATTAATGGTCTACTAGAACTATTAGAAATCGATCAAATTCCCAAATATACACCTTTGCAACCCGTCCGCCTCAGCGAAATTGTGCCAGGAGTCGTCAGCACTTATCAACCTTTAGCCCAAGAGAAAGGTATTATGCTGGCGTACACCGTACCAGAACAATTGCCTGCGGTATTGTGTTTCAACTCTTGGCTGAAACAAATAGCAATTAATTTGTTGCACAATAGTATTAAGTTTACACCGCGTGGGGGTCAAGTGTGGGTGCGATCGCGCGTCATGGGCGATCGGGTAATGTTGGAAGTAAGAGACACCGGAATTGGCATTGCCGAACGCGATATACCGAGAGTATTTGACCGTTTTTATCGTATTCGTCCCACCGCCGACGATAGTAGCGGTGCAGGTTTGGGTTTAACTATTGTCCAGCAGCTTTTACAACGCTCTGGTGGCACAATTTCCATTAAAAGCAAACCCGGAGAAGGTTCTACTTTTACGATCTTATTAGCAGTAGCTCCGACAATCCCAGTCAACTAA
- a CDS encoding UDP-N-acetylmuramoyl-L-alanyl-D-glutamate--2,6-diaminopimelate ligase, which produces MKLGKLLAQVSGISLSPEHPAMEKEVKGLTTNSHACQPGDLFIGMPGTRVDGGEFWSSAIASGAIAAIVSVPIANDAANPCLIGATDMVSACAAVAAAFYAHPTKQMQLVGITGTNGKTTTTHLIEYFLTEAHLSTALMGTLYTRWAGFEKTAAHTTPFAVELQQQFAEARDAGCKFGIMEVSSHALAQGRVKSCEFDVAVFTNLTQDHLDYHKDMEDYFSAKALLFSPEYLQGLAIINIDDPISDRLINQIQSPVWRYSVSDRTADLYTTDLKYQSSGVSGTLHTPKGDIAFESPLVGQYNLANLLAAVGTALHLGVDLELIAQALPNFPGVPGRMERVQISPNQDISTIVDYAHTPDSLENLLLAARPFISGKMICVFGCGGDRDRTKRPKMGKIAAELADVAVVTSDNPRTENPEQILQDILAGIPATIKPIVISDRAAAIEDAILQAKPGDGVLIAGKGHEDYQILGTEKIHFDDREQAKNALIKRLG; this is translated from the coding sequence ATGAAATTAGGCAAATTGTTAGCTCAAGTTAGCGGTATTTCCCTATCGCCCGAACATCCAGCAATGGAGAAAGAAGTAAAAGGTTTAACGACTAATTCTCATGCTTGTCAACCGGGAGATTTATTTATTGGAATGCCTGGAACGCGCGTGGATGGGGGCGAATTTTGGTCAAGCGCGATCGCATCAGGGGCAATAGCGGCTATAGTTTCCGTTCCCATTGCTAACGATGCAGCTAACCCTTGTTTAATTGGCGCTACAGACATGGTATCTGCTTGCGCGGCAGTAGCAGCAGCTTTTTACGCTCATCCCACCAAACAAATGCAACTTGTCGGCATTACTGGGACTAATGGCAAGACTACCACCACCCATTTAATCGAATATTTCCTCACAGAGGCGCATTTATCTACCGCCTTAATGGGTACGCTTTACACTCGTTGGGCGGGTTTTGAAAAAACTGCGGCGCATACAACACCTTTTGCGGTGGAATTGCAACAACAATTTGCCGAAGCGCGAGATGCTGGCTGTAAGTTTGGCATTATGGAAGTTAGTTCTCACGCTTTGGCGCAAGGAAGGGTAAAAAGCTGCGAATTTGATGTTGCAGTGTTTACTAACTTGACTCAAGACCACCTTGATTATCACAAAGATATGGAGGATTATTTTAGCGCCAAAGCTTTGTTATTTAGCCCTGAATATCTGCAAGGATTAGCGATAATTAATATTGACGATCCAATAAGCGATCGCCTAATTAACCAAATACAATCTCCAGTATGGCGTTACAGTGTGAGCGATCGCACGGCAGACTTATATACTACCGACTTAAAATACCAATCATCGGGGGTTAGCGGCACTCTCCACACGCCCAAAGGTGACATTGCTTTTGAATCGCCTTTAGTCGGACAATACAACTTAGCCAACCTTCTAGCCGCCGTAGGGACAGCCTTACATTTAGGCGTAGATTTAGAATTAATTGCTCAAGCATTACCTAATTTTCCTGGCGTACCCGGACGCATGGAAAGAGTGCAAATCTCCCCAAACCAAGACATCAGCACAATTGTAGATTACGCACATACCCCCGACAGTCTAGAAAACTTACTTCTTGCTGCTCGTCCATTTATTAGCGGTAAAATGATTTGTGTATTTGGATGTGGAGGCGACAGAGATCGCACCAAACGCCCTAAAATGGGCAAAATCGCCGCCGAACTTGCCGATGTTGCGGTTGTAACTTCCGATAATCCCCGTACCGAAAACCCCGAACAAATATTGCAAGATATTTTAGCGGGTATACCTGCAACGATTAAACCAATAGTAATAAGCGATCGCGCGGCGGCAATTGAAGACGCTATACTGCAAGCCAAACCCGGCGATGGCGTACTAATTGCCGGAAAAGGTCACGAAGATTATCAAATCCTTGGTACAGAAAAAATTCACTTTGACGATCGCGAACAAGCCAAAAACGCCCTAATTAAACGTTTGGGCTAA
- a CDS encoding glutaredoxin family protein, protein MYSKPGCHLCEGLAEKLQQIRSNLNFDLEIRDITTRPDWFNVYQYEVPVICKLSADKEQLLPRPSPRASTMQVQQMLQKYLSIDGQSAQ, encoded by the coding sequence ATGTACAGCAAACCGGGTTGCCACTTGTGCGAAGGATTGGCAGAAAAATTACAGCAAATTCGCTCTAATCTAAATTTTGACTTAGAAATTCGTGATATTACTACCCGCCCAGACTGGTTTAATGTCTATCAATACGAAGTTCCGGTAATTTGTAAGCTGTCGGCGGATAAGGAACAACTTTTACCACGTCCTTCGCCTCGCGCTAGTACAATGCAGGTGCAACAAATGTTACAGAAATATTTATCGATTGATGGACAATCAGCCCAGTGA
- the cysH gene encoding phosphoadenosine phosphosulfate reductase, with product MISIESPNLTAKFDLAELNQKYNTAHPQDVLAWCVENIPTGLVQASAFNVDDIVITDILYRDLKHPVPVIFLDTLYHFPQTLELVGKVKELYNVDLKTYKMPDLDSREAFTAKYGDALWDKDISQFHQITKIEPLQRGLAELNTTAWITGRRRDQANTRQDMPIFEVDGNQRLKVNPIASWTRKETWAYVFEHGVIYNPLHDQGYPSIGDEPITTQVGEGEDERAGRWRGMGKTECGIHI from the coding sequence ATGATTTCCATCGAATCGCCCAACCTAACCGCCAAATTTGATTTAGCTGAACTGAACCAAAAATACAACACCGCCCATCCACAAGATGTTTTAGCTTGGTGTGTTGAAAATATTCCCACTGGATTAGTTCAAGCCAGCGCTTTCAACGTAGACGATATAGTAATCACAGATATACTTTACCGCGACCTTAAGCACCCAGTTCCGGTAATATTTCTCGATACTTTGTACCACTTTCCCCAAACTTTAGAATTAGTAGGCAAAGTTAAAGAGTTATACAATGTAGACCTCAAAACATACAAAATGCCCGACCTTGATAGCCGGGAAGCTTTCACCGCCAAGTACGGAGACGCATTGTGGGACAAAGATATCAGCCAATTTCACCAAATCACCAAAATTGAACCCTTGCAACGGGGACTAGCGGAATTAAATACTACAGCTTGGATTACCGGACGGCGACGCGATCAAGCCAATACTCGCCAAGATATGCCTATATTTGAAGTAGATGGCAACCAGCGTCTTAAAGTCAACCCGATTGCTAGTTGGACGCGCAAAGAAACCTGGGCGTATGTATTTGAACACGGTGTTATCTACAATCCTTTGCATGACCAAGGCTATCCCAGCATTGGCGACGAACCGATTACAACCCAAGTGGGCGAAGGCGAAGACGAACGCGCCGGACGCTGGCGGGGAATGGGTAAAACTGAATGTGGTATTCACATCTAA
- the sbcD gene encoding exonuclease subunit SbcD, translating into MLKILHLSDIHMGSGFTHGKLNPETGLNTRLEDFVSTLTKCIDYALAEPVDLVLFGGDAFPDATPPPYVQEKFATQFRRLVDAQIPTVLLVGNHDQHSQGMGGASLCIYRTLGVPGFVVGDRLTTHLIQTRNGAVQVMTLPWLTRSTLLTRPETEGLSITDINDMLIERLRTAMEGEVRRLNPEIPTVLLGHLMIDNANLGAERLLAVGKGFTIPLSLITRPCFDYVALGHVHRHQNLNKSNDPPVIYPGSIERVDFSEEKEDKGYVKVALEKGKVEWEFCALQVRKFQTIKVDISKATEPHEQLMKAIAKHNIEDAVVRLIYQLGSEQIDKIDNSAIHSALSTAHSYTIQPELISQLARPRLPELGASSAIDPMEALTAYINNRQDLKEISGLMMEAAHKLLSAKTEEVWLDTSEPTAINPSGQLRLL; encoded by the coding sequence ATGCTAAAAATCCTCCATCTGTCTGATATCCACATGGGAAGCGGCTTTACTCACGGTAAGCTTAACCCCGAAACGGGTTTAAATACACGTTTGGAGGATTTTGTTAGTACGTTGACTAAATGTATTGACTACGCTTTAGCCGAGCCAGTAGACTTAGTATTATTTGGCGGCGATGCTTTTCCCGATGCGACACCGCCGCCTTACGTACAAGAAAAGTTTGCTACGCAATTTCGCCGCTTAGTTGATGCCCAAATACCTACAGTGTTGCTAGTAGGCAATCATGACCAACATTCGCAAGGAATGGGCGGGGCAAGTTTATGTATTTATCGTACTTTAGGCGTACCAGGCTTTGTCGTGGGAGACAGATTAACAACCCATCTCATCCAAACTCGTAATGGTGCAGTTCAAGTAATGACGCTTCCTTGGCTGACTCGTTCAACCTTGCTAACCCGTCCTGAAACCGAAGGTTTATCAATTACCGATATCAACGATATGTTAATTGAACGCCTGCGAACAGCGATGGAAGGAGAAGTTCGCCGTTTAAATCCTGAAATCCCCACAGTGCTTTTAGGACACTTAATGATTGACAACGCTAATTTGGGCGCTGAACGCCTTTTAGCTGTAGGGAAAGGGTTCACTATCCCCTTATCGTTAATCACCCGTCCTTGCTTCGATTACGTGGCGCTAGGACACGTCCACCGCCACCAAAACTTAAATAAATCTAATGATCCTCCGGTAATTTATCCGGGTAGTATTGAGCGCGTTGATTTTAGCGAAGAAAAAGAAGATAAAGGCTATGTCAAGGTTGCTTTAGAAAAGGGGAAAGTAGAGTGGGAATTTTGCGCTTTGCAAGTTCGGAAGTTTCAGACGATTAAAGTAGATATATCTAAAGCTACTGAACCTCACGAACAATTGATGAAAGCGATCGCCAAGCATAATATTGAAGATGCGGTAGTTCGGCTAATTTATCAACTTGGCTCAGAGCAAATAGATAAAATTGATAATTCTGCTATTCATAGCGCCCTTAGTACAGCGCACAGTTATACAATTCAACCAGAATTAATTAGTCAGTTAGCTAGACCCCGTTTGCCAGAATTAGGAGCAAGTAGTGCGATCGACCCAATGGAAGCATTAACAGCTTACATAAATAATCGCCAAGACCTCAAAGAAATATCTGGTTTAATGATGGAAGCCGCCCACAAACTGCTATCGGCAAAAACTGAAGAAGTTTGGCTTGATACAAGTGAACCTACAGCTATTAACCCAAGTGGTCAGTTAAGGTTGCTGTAG
- the tpiA gene encoding triose-phosphate isomerase, with product MRKIVIAGNWKMFKTQAESLEFLQGFMPSLEHTPEDREVVLCVPFTDLNQLSKNLHGSRIQLGAQNVHWENSGAYTGEISGEMLAEIGTRYVIVGHSERRQYFGETDETVNKRLLAAQKYELTPILCVGETKQQRDAGEIESTVINQLKLGLVGVDQNNLVIAYEPIWAIGTGDTCEAIEANRVIGLIRSQLSNPNVSIQYGGSVKPSNIDEIMAQPEIDGALVGGASLEPDSFAQLVNYK from the coding sequence GTGCGGAAAATTGTTATTGCCGGAAATTGGAAAATGTTTAAAACTCAGGCAGAGTCCCTAGAGTTTTTACAAGGATTTATGCCTAGTTTGGAGCATACCCCAGAAGATCGGGAAGTTGTATTATGCGTTCCTTTTACTGACCTAAATCAGCTATCAAAAAACCTGCACGGTAGCCGCATTCAGCTAGGCGCTCAAAATGTCCACTGGGAAAATAGCGGCGCTTATACTGGGGAAATTTCTGGGGAGATGTTGGCAGAGATTGGCACTCGTTACGTTATTGTGGGTCACAGCGAACGGCGACAGTATTTTGGCGAAACAGACGAAACTGTCAATAAACGGCTATTGGCGGCTCAAAAATACGAGCTTACGCCGATTTTGTGCGTAGGGGAAACTAAGCAACAAAGAGACGCGGGAGAAATTGAAAGCACTGTTATTAACCAGCTAAAGCTAGGTTTAGTAGGTGTAGACCAAAATAATTTAGTTATTGCTTACGAACCAATATGGGCAATTGGTACAGGGGATACCTGCGAAGCAATTGAAGCTAATCGAGTAATTGGTTTAATTCGTTCTCAATTGAGCAATCCTAACGTTTCAATTCAGTATGGCGGCTCAGTAAAGCCTAGTAATATTGATGAAATTATGGCGCAACCAGAAATAGATGGGGCTTTAGTTGGTGGTGCGAGTTTAGAACCCGATAGTTTTGCACAGTTGGTTAATTATAAATAG
- the folP gene encoding dihydropteroate synthase, with protein sequence MIVPGWEICDRSFDWGKRTYLMGVVNVTPDSFSDGGEFATPKAALAQAQRLVEAGADIIDIGGQSTRPGAVQISVEEELERVLSVIEVLRKEITIPISVDTTRAVVAVSAVAAGADIVNDISGGTFDPDMLTTVANLDVPTVLMHLRGTPETMQQRTDYENLLGEMYQFLERQIESAIACGVNPSKIIIDPGIGFAKNQQQNLEILRNLGFFKSLHCPILVGASRKSFIGRILNKPDPKDRVWGTAAACCAAISTGADILRVHDVAQMRDVCRVADAIFRQT encoded by the coding sequence ATGATTGTTCCAGGTTGGGAAATTTGCGATCGCTCTTTTGATTGGGGAAAACGTACCTATTTAATGGGAGTAGTTAATGTCACCCCTGATAGCTTTAGCGATGGTGGAGAATTTGCTACACCAAAAGCCGCTTTAGCGCAGGCTCAGAGGCTTGTAGAAGCTGGCGCAGACATAATTGATATTGGCGGACAATCGACGCGACCGGGAGCGGTGCAGATATCTGTAGAAGAAGAATTAGAGCGGGTGCTGTCAGTAATAGAAGTGTTACGCAAAGAGATTACTATCCCTATTTCTGTAGATACAACCCGCGCTGTGGTGGCGGTTTCTGCTGTTGCTGCGGGAGCGGATATAGTTAATGACATCTCTGGCGGTACTTTTGACCCCGATATGCTGACAACGGTTGCTAACTTAGACGTACCTACTGTTTTGATGCACTTGCGCGGTACGCCGGAAACTATGCAGCAAAGGACTGATTATGAAAATCTGTTAGGGGAAATGTATCAGTTTTTAGAGCGTCAAATTGAAAGTGCGATCGCTTGTGGTGTAAATCCTTCTAAAATCATTATCGATCCGGGCATTGGTTTTGCCAAAAATCAGCAGCAAAATCTAGAAATTCTGCGAAACCTAGGGTTTTTTAAATCTCTCCATTGTCCGATTTTAGTAGGTGCATCACGCAAAAGCTTTATTGGACGCATTCTCAATAAGCCAGACCCTAAAGATCGTGTCTGGGGAACCGCCGCCGCTTGTTGTGCGGCGATTTCGACGGGTGCGGATATTTTACGAGTTCACGATGTAGCCCAAATGCGCGATGTCTGCCGCGTTGCCGATGCTATATTTAGGCAAACTTAA